One Phaseolus vulgaris cultivar G19833 chromosome 4, P. vulgaris v2.0, whole genome shotgun sequence DNA window includes the following coding sequences:
- the LOC137838001 gene encoding zinc finger protein BRUTUS-like isoform X2 → MATPLTGLQHMDGGGGVAVLANPVSKVDSSANGGGGFGRSLSESPILIFSFFHKAIRNELDALHRLAMAFATGNCSDIQPLFQRYQFLRSMYKHHSNAEDEVIFPALDIRVKNVAQTYSLEHQGESEIFEHLFELLNSSIHNVESFPKELASCTGALQTSVSQHMAKEEEQVFPLLLEKFSLEEQASLVWQFLCSIPVNMMTKFLPWLSTSISPDESQDLRKCLSKIVPEEKLLQKVIFTWMEGRSRANNTVENCVDHSQVRCSRNPSTHQNGKIKCVCEPTATGKRKYSTCIIDVSDTMTTHPIDEILFWHNAIKKELNEIAAQTRKIQLSGDFTNLSAFNERLQFIAEVCIFHSIAEDKVIFPAVDGKFSFSKEHAEEESQFNEFRSLIESIQSEGATSSSETEFYSTLCSHADHILETIQRHFHNEEVQVLPLARKHFSFKRQRELLYQSLCMMPLKLIERVLPWLTSSLTEDEAQMFLKNMQLAAPSIDTALLTLFCGWACTARKDGLCLSSSVSGCCPAQRITDIEENIVQSSCPASALSDRDCSILAESDGTQQRSVKRNIQQVHNEDVFEISESESTQKQCCSSRSCCVPALGVSRNNLGLGSLTTTKSLRSLSFTASAPSINSSLFIWETDNSSSDVGSTERPIDTIFKFHKAIRKDLEYLDIESGKLSDGDETIIRQFSGRFRLLWGLYRAHSNAEDDIVFPALESKEALHNVSHSYTLDHKQEEKLFEDISCVLSELSVLHEVLVRTPMSADLSENSFAIPDANDRDNIKKYNELATKLQGMCKSIRVTLDQHIFREELELWPLFGKHFTVEEQDKIVGRIIGTTGAEVLQSMLPWVTSALTQDEQSKMMDTWKQATKNTMFNEWLNECLKESPVSTTQAEASERSTSQRGGDYQESLNLNDQMFKPGWKDIFRMNQNELESEIRKVYRDSTLDPRRKAYLVQNLMTSRWIAAQQKLPKAPSGESSSKQIEGCSPSFRDPEKQIFGCEHYKRNCKLRAACCGKLFTCRFCHDNASDHSMDRKATMEMMCMRCLTIQPVGSVCISPSCDGLTMAKYYCNICKFFDDERNVYHCPFCNICRVGQGLGIDYFHCMKCNCCLGIKSASHKCLEKGLEMNCPICCDDLFTSSATVRALPCGHYMHSSCFQAYTCSHYTCPICSKSLGDMAVYFGMLDALLAAEELPEEYRDRYQDILCHDCDRKATSRFHWLYHKCGSCGSYNTRVIKSEATNSSCI, encoded by the exons ATGGCGACGCCGCTGACGGGACTGCAGCACATGGACGGCGGCGGCGGAGTGGCGGTGCTGGCGAATCCGGTGAGCAAGGTGGATTCCTCCGCCAATGGCGGCGGCGGCTTCGGCCGGTCGCTGTCGGAATCGCCAATTCTGATATTCTCGTTCTTCCATAAGGCGATTCGGAACGAGCTCGACGCGCTGCACCGATTGGCGATGGCGTTCGCCACCGGAAACTGCTCCGACATCCAGCCCCTCTTCCAACGCTACCAGTTCCTCAGATCGATGTACAAACACCACTCCAATGCTGAGGATGAG GTGATTTTCCCAGCTCTAGATATACGGGTAAAGAATGTAGCACAAACATATTCCCTTGAACACCAGGGTGAAAGTGAAATTTTTGAACATCTATTTGAGCTGTTAAACTCTTCCATCCATAATGTTGAAAGTTTCCCAAAGGAGTTAGCATCCTGCACAGGAGCTCTGCAGACATCAGTTAGTCAACACATGGCTAAGGAGGAGGAGCAG GTATTTCCACTGCTTCTTGAGAAGTTCTCCCTTGAGGAACAGGCCTCTTTAGTTTGGCAGTTTCTCTGTAGTATTCCAGTGAATATGATGACAAAATTTCTTCCGTGGCTCTCAACATCTATATCACCTGATGAATCTCAGGATTTGCGGAAGTGCTTAAGTAAGATAGTTCCAGAGGAAAAGCTTCTTCAAAAG GTTATTTTCACCTGGATGGAAGGGAGAAGTCGTGCTAACAACACAGTTGAAAATTGTGTAGATCATTCTCAGGTGCGATGTAGTCGTAATCCTTCAACCCATCAGAATGGGAAAATAAAATGTGTATGTGAGCCCACAGCAACTGGGAAAAGGAAATATTCTACGTGTATCATAGATGTTTCTGATACCATGACAACACATCCTATAGATGAAATATTGTTCTGGCATAATGCGATAAAGAAAGAGTTAAATGAGATAGCAGCACAGACCAGAAAGATACAACTCTCTGGAGATTTTACTAACCTGTCAGCTTTCAATGAAAGGTTGCAATTCATTGCTGAAGTTTGCATATTTCACAG TATTGCTGAGGACAAGGTTATTTTTCCAGCAGTAGATGGAAAGTTTTCTTTCAGTAAAGAGCATGCTGAAGAAGAAAGCCAATTTAATGAGTTCCGTTCTTTAATTGAAAGTATTCAAAGTGAAGGAGCAACATCTAGTTCAGAAACTGAATTTTATTCAACATTGTGTTCACATGCTGATCATATATTGGAAACAATACAGAGGCATTTCCATAATGAAGAAGTTCAG GTTCTTCCTCTTGCACGGAAGCACTTTAGCTTCAAAAGGCAACGTGAACTTCTCTATCAAAGCTTATGCATGATGCCATTGAAGTTGATTGAGCGTGTCCTGCCATGGTTGACTAGTTCATTAACTGAAGATGAAGCACAgatgtttttgaaaaacatgCAATTGGCAG CTCCATCAATAGATACTGCTCTACTCACACTTTTCTGTGGTTGGGCTTGCACAGCTCGTAAAGATGGTCTGTGTTTGTCTTCTAGTGTGTCAGGCTGCTGTCCTGCCCAGCGAATTACTgatattgaagaaaatattgttCAATCTTCCTGTCCTGCTTCTGCATTGTCTGATAGAGATTGCTCAATATTAGCTGAATCAGATGGGACCCAACAAAGATCAGTCAAGCGAAACATACAGCAGGTGCACAATGAAGATGTCTTTGAAATTTCAGAAAGTGAAAGTACTCAGAAACAATGTTGTAGTTCGCGGTCTTGTTGTGTGCCAGCTTTAGGAGTCAGCAGGAACAATTTGGGGCTGGGTTCACTCACTACAACCAAGTCCTTACGCTCTTTGTCCTTCACTGCTTCTGCCCCGTCCATTAATTCTAGTCTTTTCATATGGGAAACTGACAACAGCTCAAGTGATGTTGGCTCTACAGAAAGACCAATTGATACCATATTTAAATTCCATAAAGCCATACGCAAAGACTTGGAGTATTTAGACATTGAATCTGGAAAGCTTTCTGATGGTGATGAAACAATTATTCGGCAATTTAGTGGAAGATTCCGGCTTTTGTGGGGTTTATATAGAGCTCATAGTAATGCTGAAGATGATATAGTATTTCCTGCACTCGAATCCAAAGAGGCACTTCATAATGTCAGCCACTCTTATACCCTGGATCATAAGCAGGAGGAAAAATTATTTGAAGATATTTCCTGTGTTCTTTCTGAACTTTCTGTCCTTCATGAAGTCTTGGTGAGAACCCCTATGTCAGCAGATTTAAGTGAAAATAGTTTTGCAATTCCTGACGCCAATGATAGGGATAATATCAAAAAGTACAACGAGCTTGCAACTAAGCTTCAAGGGATGTGCAAATCTATTAGAGTAACCCTGGATCAGCATATTTTTAGAGAAGAGCTTGAGCTCTGGCCACTGTTTGGAAAGCATTTCACTGTGGAAGAACAAGATAAGATAGTTGGCCGGATAATTGGAACTACAGGTGCTGAAGTTCTCCAATCAATGTTACCATGGGTAACTTCTGCGCTTACACAGGATGAACAGAGCAAAATGATGGACACATGGAAACAGGCAACCAAAAACACCATGTTCAATGAATGGCTAAATGAATGCTTGAAAGAAAGTCCTGTATCTACAACACAGGCAGAAGCTTCCGAGCGTAGCACTTCTCAAAGAG GTGGTGATTATCAGGAAAGCTTGAACCTGAATGATCAGATGTTCAAGCCAGGTTGGAAAGACATTTTCCGGATGAATCAGAATGAACTTGAGTCAGAAATCCGGAAGGTCTATCGTGACTCAACTCTTGATCCAAGGAGAAAGGCATATCTTGTGCAGAATCTAATGACAAG TCGCTGGATAGCTGCCCAACAGAAGTTACCTAAGGCTCCATCTGGGGAATCATCCAGTAAACAAATAGAAGGATGCTCACCATCTTTTCGGGACCCAGAGAAACAAATATTTGGTTGTGAGCACTATAAGCGAAATTGCAAGCTTCGAGCTGCTTGTTGTGGCAAGTTATTTACTTGCAGATTTTGTCATGACAATGCAAGCGACCACTCAATGGATAG AAAAGCAACAATGGAAATGATGTGTATGCGGTGCCTTACTATACAGCCTGTTGGGTCTGTATGCATATCTCCTTCATGTGATGGACTTACAATGGCGAAGTACTATTGCAACATTTGCAAATTCTTTGATGATGAAAG GAATGTTTATCACTGCCCATTTTGCAATATATGCCGTGTTGGACAAGGGCTTGGAATTGATTATTTTCATTGTATGAAATGCAATTGTTGCCTGGGGATAAAATCAGCCTCTCATAAGTGCCTGGAGAAAGGTTTAGAAATGAACTGCCCAATTTGCTGTGATGACTTGTTCACATCAAGCGCAACAGTGAGAGCTTTACCATGTGGGCATTACATGCATTCATCTTGCTTTCAG GCATACACTTGTAGTCACTACACGTGTCCAATCTGCAGCAAATCATTGGGAGATATGGCG GTTTACTTTGGTATGCTCGATGCTTTATTGGCCGCTGAGGAGCTTCCTGAAGAGTACCGGGACCGCTATCAG GATATACTCTGCCATGACTGTGACCGAAAGGCCACTTCACGCTTCCACTGGCTATATCACAAATGTGGATCTTGTGGCTCATACAATACCCGGGTAATCAAGAGTGAGGCAACAAATTCTAGCTGCATTTAG
- the LOC137838002 gene encoding uncharacterized protein — protein sequence MATGPERSKPLHNFSLPCLKWGTQRLLRCVNADLDRRSSRFDAPQNDVARVTNKRKMNDGDAVFLGGLREEASGVATNAMMPWNLRTRRAACKAPQNEEERRFFDVGCCSLPPVKEKKKMVVTGNERVKFSVSLSKEDVEQDFWALVGTRPPRRPRKRPRIVQRQLNTLFPGLWLAEVSAESYKVTDVPE from the exons ATGGCCACGGGACCCGAAAGATCGAAGCCACTGCACAACTTCTCGTTGCCCTGTTTGAAATGGGGCACCCAACGGTTACTTCGCTGCGTCAACGCCGACCTCGATCGCCGATCCTCGAGATTCGACGCGCCTCAGAACGACGTCGCTCGAGTCACCAACAAGCGCAAAATGAACGACGGCGACGCCGTTTTCTTGGGGGGACTCAGAGAAGAAGCTAGTGGCGTGGCCACCAATGCCATGATGCCTTGGAATTTGAGGACGAGAAGAGCTGCGTGCAAGGCACCACAGAACGAAGAGGAGCGACGGTTTTTCGATGTGGGGTGTTGTTCTTTGCCGCCggtgaaggagaagaagaagatggtGGTGACGGGGAATGAGAGAGTTAAGTTTTCTGTTTCCCTCTCTAAAGAGGATGTGGAGCAGGATTTCTGGGCCTTGGTTGGAACTAGGCCCCCCAGAAGGCCCAGGAAGAGGCCCAGGATTGTGCAGAGGCAATTGAAT ACACTTTTTCCTGGCTTATGGCTGGCTGAGGTCAGTGCAGAGTCATACAAAGTGACAGATGTTCCTGAATGA
- the LOC137838001 gene encoding zinc finger protein BRUTUS-like isoform X1 — protein MATPLTGLQHMDGGGGVAVLANPVSKVDSSANGGGGFGRSLSESPILIFSFFHKAIRNELDALHRLAMAFATGNCSDIQPLFQRYQFLRSMYKHHSNAEDEVIFPALDIRVKNVAQTYSLEHQGESEIFEHLFELLNSSIHNVESFPKELASCTGALQTSVSQHMAKEEEQVFPLLLEKFSLEEQASLVWQFLCSIPVNMMTKFLPWLSTSISPDESQDLRKCLSKIVPEEKLLQKVIFTWMEGRSRANNTVENCVDHSQVRCSRNPSTHQNGKIKCVCEPTATGKRKYSTCIIDVSDTMTTHPIDEILFWHNAIKKELNEIAAQTRKIQLSGDFTNLSAFNERLQFIAEVCIFHSIAEDKVIFPAVDGKFSFSKEHAEEESQFNEFRSLIESIQSEGATSSSETEFYSTLCSHADHILETIQRHFHNEEVQVLPLARKHFSFKRQRELLYQSLCMMPLKLIERVLPWLTSSLTEDEAQMFLKNMQLAGILLLSERKYIFKIFSCLLYLTIFQFFPAPSIDTALLTLFCGWACTARKDGLCLSSSVSGCCPAQRITDIEENIVQSSCPASALSDRDCSILAESDGTQQRSVKRNIQQVHNEDVFEISESESTQKQCCSSRSCCVPALGVSRNNLGLGSLTTTKSLRSLSFTASAPSINSSLFIWETDNSSSDVGSTERPIDTIFKFHKAIRKDLEYLDIESGKLSDGDETIIRQFSGRFRLLWGLYRAHSNAEDDIVFPALESKEALHNVSHSYTLDHKQEEKLFEDISCVLSELSVLHEVLVRTPMSADLSENSFAIPDANDRDNIKKYNELATKLQGMCKSIRVTLDQHIFREELELWPLFGKHFTVEEQDKIVGRIIGTTGAEVLQSMLPWVTSALTQDEQSKMMDTWKQATKNTMFNEWLNECLKESPVSTTQAEASERSTSQRGGDYQESLNLNDQMFKPGWKDIFRMNQNELESEIRKVYRDSTLDPRRKAYLVQNLMTSRWIAAQQKLPKAPSGESSSKQIEGCSPSFRDPEKQIFGCEHYKRNCKLRAACCGKLFTCRFCHDNASDHSMDRKATMEMMCMRCLTIQPVGSVCISPSCDGLTMAKYYCNICKFFDDERNVYHCPFCNICRVGQGLGIDYFHCMKCNCCLGIKSASHKCLEKGLEMNCPICCDDLFTSSATVRALPCGHYMHSSCFQAYTCSHYTCPICSKSLGDMAVYFGMLDALLAAEELPEEYRDRYQDILCHDCDRKATSRFHWLYHKCGSCGSYNTRVIKSEATNSSCI, from the exons ATGGCGACGCCGCTGACGGGACTGCAGCACATGGACGGCGGCGGCGGAGTGGCGGTGCTGGCGAATCCGGTGAGCAAGGTGGATTCCTCCGCCAATGGCGGCGGCGGCTTCGGCCGGTCGCTGTCGGAATCGCCAATTCTGATATTCTCGTTCTTCCATAAGGCGATTCGGAACGAGCTCGACGCGCTGCACCGATTGGCGATGGCGTTCGCCACCGGAAACTGCTCCGACATCCAGCCCCTCTTCCAACGCTACCAGTTCCTCAGATCGATGTACAAACACCACTCCAATGCTGAGGATGAG GTGATTTTCCCAGCTCTAGATATACGGGTAAAGAATGTAGCACAAACATATTCCCTTGAACACCAGGGTGAAAGTGAAATTTTTGAACATCTATTTGAGCTGTTAAACTCTTCCATCCATAATGTTGAAAGTTTCCCAAAGGAGTTAGCATCCTGCACAGGAGCTCTGCAGACATCAGTTAGTCAACACATGGCTAAGGAGGAGGAGCAG GTATTTCCACTGCTTCTTGAGAAGTTCTCCCTTGAGGAACAGGCCTCTTTAGTTTGGCAGTTTCTCTGTAGTATTCCAGTGAATATGATGACAAAATTTCTTCCGTGGCTCTCAACATCTATATCACCTGATGAATCTCAGGATTTGCGGAAGTGCTTAAGTAAGATAGTTCCAGAGGAAAAGCTTCTTCAAAAG GTTATTTTCACCTGGATGGAAGGGAGAAGTCGTGCTAACAACACAGTTGAAAATTGTGTAGATCATTCTCAGGTGCGATGTAGTCGTAATCCTTCAACCCATCAGAATGGGAAAATAAAATGTGTATGTGAGCCCACAGCAACTGGGAAAAGGAAATATTCTACGTGTATCATAGATGTTTCTGATACCATGACAACACATCCTATAGATGAAATATTGTTCTGGCATAATGCGATAAAGAAAGAGTTAAATGAGATAGCAGCACAGACCAGAAAGATACAACTCTCTGGAGATTTTACTAACCTGTCAGCTTTCAATGAAAGGTTGCAATTCATTGCTGAAGTTTGCATATTTCACAG TATTGCTGAGGACAAGGTTATTTTTCCAGCAGTAGATGGAAAGTTTTCTTTCAGTAAAGAGCATGCTGAAGAAGAAAGCCAATTTAATGAGTTCCGTTCTTTAATTGAAAGTATTCAAAGTGAAGGAGCAACATCTAGTTCAGAAACTGAATTTTATTCAACATTGTGTTCACATGCTGATCATATATTGGAAACAATACAGAGGCATTTCCATAATGAAGAAGTTCAG GTTCTTCCTCTTGCACGGAAGCACTTTAGCTTCAAAAGGCAACGTGAACTTCTCTATCAAAGCTTATGCATGATGCCATTGAAGTTGATTGAGCGTGTCCTGCCATGGTTGACTAGTTCATTAACTGAAGATGAAGCACAgatgtttttgaaaaacatgCAATTGGCAGGtattttgcttctttctgaaagaaaatatatttttaagatatttaGTTGTCTTCTATATTTgactatttttcaattttttccaGCTCCATCAATAGATACTGCTCTACTCACACTTTTCTGTGGTTGGGCTTGCACAGCTCGTAAAGATGGTCTGTGTTTGTCTTCTAGTGTGTCAGGCTGCTGTCCTGCCCAGCGAATTACTgatattgaagaaaatattgttCAATCTTCCTGTCCTGCTTCTGCATTGTCTGATAGAGATTGCTCAATATTAGCTGAATCAGATGGGACCCAACAAAGATCAGTCAAGCGAAACATACAGCAGGTGCACAATGAAGATGTCTTTGAAATTTCAGAAAGTGAAAGTACTCAGAAACAATGTTGTAGTTCGCGGTCTTGTTGTGTGCCAGCTTTAGGAGTCAGCAGGAACAATTTGGGGCTGGGTTCACTCACTACAACCAAGTCCTTACGCTCTTTGTCCTTCACTGCTTCTGCCCCGTCCATTAATTCTAGTCTTTTCATATGGGAAACTGACAACAGCTCAAGTGATGTTGGCTCTACAGAAAGACCAATTGATACCATATTTAAATTCCATAAAGCCATACGCAAAGACTTGGAGTATTTAGACATTGAATCTGGAAAGCTTTCTGATGGTGATGAAACAATTATTCGGCAATTTAGTGGAAGATTCCGGCTTTTGTGGGGTTTATATAGAGCTCATAGTAATGCTGAAGATGATATAGTATTTCCTGCACTCGAATCCAAAGAGGCACTTCATAATGTCAGCCACTCTTATACCCTGGATCATAAGCAGGAGGAAAAATTATTTGAAGATATTTCCTGTGTTCTTTCTGAACTTTCTGTCCTTCATGAAGTCTTGGTGAGAACCCCTATGTCAGCAGATTTAAGTGAAAATAGTTTTGCAATTCCTGACGCCAATGATAGGGATAATATCAAAAAGTACAACGAGCTTGCAACTAAGCTTCAAGGGATGTGCAAATCTATTAGAGTAACCCTGGATCAGCATATTTTTAGAGAAGAGCTTGAGCTCTGGCCACTGTTTGGAAAGCATTTCACTGTGGAAGAACAAGATAAGATAGTTGGCCGGATAATTGGAACTACAGGTGCTGAAGTTCTCCAATCAATGTTACCATGGGTAACTTCTGCGCTTACACAGGATGAACAGAGCAAAATGATGGACACATGGAAACAGGCAACCAAAAACACCATGTTCAATGAATGGCTAAATGAATGCTTGAAAGAAAGTCCTGTATCTACAACACAGGCAGAAGCTTCCGAGCGTAGCACTTCTCAAAGAG GTGGTGATTATCAGGAAAGCTTGAACCTGAATGATCAGATGTTCAAGCCAGGTTGGAAAGACATTTTCCGGATGAATCAGAATGAACTTGAGTCAGAAATCCGGAAGGTCTATCGTGACTCAACTCTTGATCCAAGGAGAAAGGCATATCTTGTGCAGAATCTAATGACAAG TCGCTGGATAGCTGCCCAACAGAAGTTACCTAAGGCTCCATCTGGGGAATCATCCAGTAAACAAATAGAAGGATGCTCACCATCTTTTCGGGACCCAGAGAAACAAATATTTGGTTGTGAGCACTATAAGCGAAATTGCAAGCTTCGAGCTGCTTGTTGTGGCAAGTTATTTACTTGCAGATTTTGTCATGACAATGCAAGCGACCACTCAATGGATAG AAAAGCAACAATGGAAATGATGTGTATGCGGTGCCTTACTATACAGCCTGTTGGGTCTGTATGCATATCTCCTTCATGTGATGGACTTACAATGGCGAAGTACTATTGCAACATTTGCAAATTCTTTGATGATGAAAG GAATGTTTATCACTGCCCATTTTGCAATATATGCCGTGTTGGACAAGGGCTTGGAATTGATTATTTTCATTGTATGAAATGCAATTGTTGCCTGGGGATAAAATCAGCCTCTCATAAGTGCCTGGAGAAAGGTTTAGAAATGAACTGCCCAATTTGCTGTGATGACTTGTTCACATCAAGCGCAACAGTGAGAGCTTTACCATGTGGGCATTACATGCATTCATCTTGCTTTCAG GCATACACTTGTAGTCACTACACGTGTCCAATCTGCAGCAAATCATTGGGAGATATGGCG GTTTACTTTGGTATGCTCGATGCTTTATTGGCCGCTGAGGAGCTTCCTGAAGAGTACCGGGACCGCTATCAG GATATACTCTGCCATGACTGTGACCGAAAGGCCACTTCACGCTTCCACTGGCTATATCACAAATGTGGATCTTGTGGCTCATACAATACCCGGGTAATCAAGAGTGAGGCAACAAATTCTAGCTGCATTTAG